The following coding sequences lie in one Rutidosis leptorrhynchoides isolate AG116_Rl617_1_P2 chromosome 6, CSIRO_AGI_Rlap_v1, whole genome shotgun sequence genomic window:
- the LOC139854701 gene encoding uncharacterized protein — MKVLSLNVRGFAVSGKFGLVRNLCVSEKLCVATFQETKCNTIDDRWISALWGGSNFGYVQKEAIGKSGGLITIWDPSVFDVSDCSDRFNDFITRNGLIEIGINGRKFTRISDDDLKFSKIDRHLLDHCPLVLRDKLVDSGPKPFKVFDEWFNFDEIDKVIMDAWGQPIQGSRKDCNFRDRLKNVKFALKGWSVNKFGGLDKEIDALKKEVSEWELKAE, encoded by the exons ATGAAAGTTCTTTCTTTAAATGTTCGGGGCTTCGCGGTCTCGGGAAAATTCGGGTTGGTTAGAAATCTTTGTGTAAGTGAAAAACTGTGTGTAGCTACTTTCCAAGAAACTAAGTGCAACACTATTGACGATAGATGGATTAGTGCCTTATGGGGTGGGTCTAACTTTGGGTATGTGCAAAAAGAAGCGATTGGTAAATCGGGGGGCCTCATCACTATTTGGGACCCTAGTGTGTTTGATGTTTCGGATTGTTCGG ATAGATTCAACGATTTTATCACGAGAAATGgtttaatagagattggtattaatGGTAGAAAATTTACACGTATTAGCGATGATGATTTGAAGTTTAGTAAGATTGATAG GCATCTCTTGGATCATTGTCCTTTGGTTTTAAGGGATAAGCTTGTCGACTCTGGACCAAAACCGTTTAAAGTCTTCGATGAGTGGTTTAATTTCGATGAGATCGATAAAGTTATTATGGATGCTTGGGGTCAACCTATCCAGGGATCGAGGAAGGATTGTAATTTTAGAGATAGACTTAAGAACGTTAAGTTTGCTCTAAAAGGTTGGAGTGTTAATAAATTTGGGGGTTTAGATAAGGAGATTGATGCGCTTAAAAAAGAAGTTTCAGAGTGGGAATTAAAAGCTGAATAA
- the LOC139854700 gene encoding uncharacterized protein: MLKQKARLKWTIEGDENSKFFHNSIRRKNSKCNFRGLNINGLWIEDPAVVKDAIYDHFKNLFSTQSQSRPRLLPESSIGPNPPYWSATGQAVIFTRAVGVGPVGCQPTGPSITVPDSISYASVDIASSCDVNPLIPDIFKLSEAQNDELEAQFSDDEIWEAVKGEDLIEAISSFWRSGVISPGCNSSFITLIPKVANPVSLIEYRPISLIRSFYKIITKLLSNRIKKVVPNLVGFEQSAFIKGRNILDGVLVANESLKFLKSKHIKSMLFKVDFEKAFDSLNWDFFWMK; encoded by the exons atgttAAAACAAAAGGCAAGATTGAAATGGACAATTGAGGGGGATGAAAATTCCAAGTTCTTCCACAATTCGATTCGTAGAAAGAATAGCAAATGTAATTTTCGTGGGCTCAATATTAACGGTTTGTGGATTGAAGACCCGGCAGTGGTTAAAGATGCGATATATGATCACTTCAAAAATCTTTTCAGCACACAAAGTCAGTCGAGGCCCAGGTTGCTGCCAGAATCCTCAATTGGGCCAAACCCCCCATATTGGTCTGCTACTGGCCAAGCTGTTATCTTTACACGGGCTGTTGGTGTTGGGCCAGTTGGTTGTCAGCCTACTGGGCCTTCTATTACTGTTCCAGATAGCATATCATATGCTTCTGTTGACATTGCCTCATCTTGTGATGTCAATCCATTGATTCCTGATATTTTTAAGTTGTCTGAGGCACAGAATGATGAACTTGAAGCACAATTCAGTGATGATGAAATTTGGGAGGCGGTAAAAGG CGAAGACTTGATTGAGGCTATCAGTAGTTTCTGGCGAAGTGGTGTCATCTCTCCGGGTTGCAACTCTTCATTCATAACTTTAATTCCTAAAGTTGCTAATCCGGTAAGTCTAATTGAGTATAGGCCTATTAGCCTCATTCGTAGCTTTTACAAGATCATTACAAAACTACTTTCTAATCGAATTAAAAAGGTCGTTCCAAATCTTGTTGGTTTTGAGCAAAGCGCTTTTATAAAAGGAAGGAACATTTTGGATGGTGTTTTGGTTGCAAATGAATCTCTTAAATTCTTGAAGAGCAAACACATAAAGAGTATGTTgtttaaagttgattttgaaaaggctTTCGATAGCCTTAATTGGGATTTTTTTTGGATGAAATAA